A single window of Salmo salar chromosome ssa21, Ssal_v3.1, whole genome shotgun sequence DNA harbors:
- the fzd7a gene encoding frizzled-7a: MAESFHWAGTARCALVILCALFPLCSGQYHGEKGISIPEHGFCQPISIPLCTDIAYNQTIMPNLLGHTSQEDAGLEVHQFYPLVKVQCSMDLKFFLCSMYAPVCTVLEQAIPPCRSLCERARHGCEALMNKFGFQWPERLRCENFPVHGAGEICVGQNTSDTGNPTSYPTPYVPELMTLSPNMGRPNQHQEFSCPLQLQVPNYLNYYFMGVKDCGAPCELTKPDGLMYFREEEVKFGRLWVGIWSILCCVSTLFTVLTYLVDMRRFCYPERPIVFLSGCYFMVATAYTAGFMLEDKVVCIDKFKDTGYKTVTQGTKKEGCTILFMIVYFFGMASSIWWVILSFTWFLSAGMKWGHEAIEANAPYFHLAAWAVPAVKTIIILVMGQVEGDLLTGVCYVGINSVDSLHGFVLAPLFVYLFIGTSFLLAGFVSLFRIRTITKHDGTKTEKLEKLMVRIGVFSVLYTVPATIVIACCFYEQAFREQWEKTWHTQICKRFAVPCPPNSFALMTPDFTVFMIKYLMTLIVGITSGFWIWSGKTVQSWRRFYKRLSGSSNEGETTV, from the coding sequence atGGCGGAATCGTTTCATTGGGCAGGTACTGCGCGCTGTGCGCTGGTGATCCTGTGTGCGCTTTTCCCGTTGTGTTCAGGCCAGTACCACGGTGAGAAGGGCATCTCTATACCCGAACACGGCTTCTGCCAGCCCATCTCTATACCCCTCTGTACGGACATCGCCTATAACCAGACCATCATGCCGAATCTCCTCGGCCACACGAGCCAGGAAGACGCTGGGCTGGAGGTACACCAGTTCTACCCGCTGGTCAAGGTCCAGTGTTCCATGGACCTGAAGTTCTTCCTGTGTTCTATGTACGCGCCGGTCTGTACGGTCCTCGAGCAGGCTATCCCGCCGTGCAGGTCCCTGTGTGAGCGGGCGAGACACGGCTGCGAGGCCCTGATGAATAAATTCGGTTTCCAGTGGCCTGAGAGGCTCCGTTGTGAAAATTTCCCCGTTCACGGAGCTGGAGAGATCTGTGTAGGTCAAAACACTTCGGATACAGGTAACCCCACCTCTTACCCAACACCCTACGTTCCTGAGCTCATGACTCTATCCCCCAATATGGGCCGACCGAACCAGCACCAGGAGTTCTCCTGCCCGCTACAACTGCAGGTACCCAACTATCTGAACTACTACTTCATGGGGGTAAAGGACTGCGGCGCGCCTTGCGAGCTCACCAAGCCCGACGGGTTGATGTATTTTCGGGAAGAGGAGGTGAAGTTTGGCCGGCTCTGGGTCGGGATCTGGTCCATTCTGTGCTGTGTGAGCACCCTGTTCACGGTGCTGACCTATCTAGTGGACATGAGAAGGTTCTGCTACCCAGAGAGGCCAATCGTCTTCCTCTCTGGCTGTTACTTCATGGTGGCCACTGCCTACACTGCCGGGTTCATGTTAGAGGATAAAGTGGTGTGTATCGATAAATTCAAGGATACTGGTTATAAGACTGTAACTCAGGGAACTAAGAAAGAGGGCTGTACTATTCTCTTTATGATTGTGTATTTCTTCGGCATGGCCAGTTCTAtatggtgggtgattctgtcctTCACATGGTTCCTCTCTGCCGGTATGAAGTGGGGGCATGAAGCCATAGAGGCCAACGCTCCGTATTTCCACCTCGCAGCCTGGGCTGTACCTGCTGTTAAAACTATTATCATCCTGGTCATGGGACAGGTGGAAGGAGATCTACTCACAGGGGTGTGTTATGTCGGCATCAACAGTGTGGATTCCTTGCACGGTTTTGTTCTGGCGCCTCTTTTTGTCTACCTGTTCATAGGGACGTCGTTCCTCCTCGCGGGATTTGTCTCTCTGTTCCGGATCAGAACTATCACGAAACACGACGGAACCAAGACGGAGAAGCTGGAAAAGCTTATGGTTCGGATCGGAGTGTTCAGTGTTCTCTACACCGTTCCAGCCACTATCGTCATAGCCTGTTGCTTCTACGAGCAGGCGTTTCGTGAACAGTGGGAAAAAACTTGGCATACACAGATCTGTAAGAGATTTGCGGTGCCTTGTCCGCCAAACAGTTTTGCGCTCATGACCCCAGACTTTACTGTCTTCATGATCAAGTATTTGATGACTTTGATTGTCGGTATCACGTCCGGGTTTTGGATATGGTCAGGAAAAACAGTGCAGTCATGGCGCAGGTTCTATAAGAGACTGAGTGGTAGCAGCAACGAGGGAGAAACGACAGTATGA